One window from the genome of Drosophila albomicans strain 15112-1751.03 chromosome 2L, ASM965048v2, whole genome shotgun sequence encodes:
- the LOC117565841 gene encoding excitatory amino acid transporter isoform X1 — translation MEKTEKFSDYLFAKMGPPNVTAAMHGTELPPKTTERSDAPLELTGYRKWLSDNLMLLVTLSGVLLGVLLGLSLRPLQLHGDSIMLISYPGELFMRVLKLMILPLVISSLIAGSASLNAKMNGKIALRTLIYFASTSLFNAALGIALVLLIHPGNPDLHNADDRATDRKAVKLLDSLLDLGRNVFPDNLFQASIQQAHTVYLPKPSMLRSLNETLNDTAVALLNGGVEAQRQRLEEIEEVVLVRDVQYRSGTNTLGIVFFCLVFGTFLGTIGQKGQVVVDFFAAVFEVIMKMVTCVMWMTPLGISSVIAGKILSVDNLSLVMAQLIWFIITVAIGVVIYQFIVMQAIYFVFVRRNPFKFYKGLIEPMLTAFATASTAAALPITFRCMNEKLRMDPRITRFVLPIGCNINMDGTALFISVASIFIAQMSGMVLGFGELLTVLLTSTAASMSSASVPSAALVLLLVVLSAIDAPVQDVTLLFAVDWFVDRIRTTNNMLGDCYAAAVVEELSRKELMALDAAAVNYQDLTVGTPNGHHGGLLEGQTELEASSKSVMSDAVVVDMSAVMNNVNLQQEHSNRRV, via the exons ATGGAAAAGACGGAGAAATTTTCAGATTACCTCTTCGCCAAAATGGGACCACCGAATGTGACGGCAGCTATGCACGGCACCGAGCTGCCCCCCAAGACAACGGAACGCAGCGATGCCCCCTTGGAGTTGACGGGCTATAGGAAATGGCTGAGCGACAATCTCATGTTGCTCGTCACTCTCTCCGGCGTCCTACTCGGCGTCCTGCTGG GGCTCTCGTTGCGTCCGCTTCAGTTGCATGGCGACTCCATAATGCTCATCTCATATCCGGGAGAACTATTTATGCGCGTGCTAAAGCTCATGATTCTGCCGTTGGTCATCTCCAGTTTGATTGCCGGCTCCGCCAGCCTCAATGCCAAAATGAATGGTAAGATTGCGTTGCGCACGCTGATCTATTTCGCAAGCACATCGCTGTTTAACGCCGCCCTGGGCATTGCTCTGGTGCTGCTCATACATCCTGGCAATCCGGATCTGCATAATGCGGACGATAGGGCGACGGACAGGAAGGCGGTGAAGCTGTTGGACAGTCTCTTGGATTTGGGCAG AAACGTGTTCCCCGACAACCTGTTCCAGGCATCAATTCAGCAGGCGCACACCGTCTATTTGCCCAAGCCGAGCATGCTGCGCAGCCTTAACGAGACGCTTAACGACACCGCCGTGGCCCTGCTGAATGGCGGAGTGGAGGCACAGCGTCAGCGACTGGAGGAAATCGAGGAGGTCGTCCTAGTGCGGGATGTCCAATATCGCAGTGGCACCAACACCCTGGGCATAGTGTTCTTCTGCTTGGTGTTTGGCACATTTCTCGGCACCATTGGCCAGAAGGGGCAGGTGGTGGTGGACTTCTTCGCCGCCGTGTTCGAGGTGATCATGAAGATGGTGACTTGCGTGATGTGGATGACGCCGTTGGGGATAAGTTCGGTCATCGCTGGCAAGATACTGAGCGTGGACAATCTGAGTCTGGTGATGGCGCAGCTGATTTGGTTCATCATCACGGTGGCCATTGGCGTTGTGATCTATCAGTTCATTGTGATGCAGGCGATTTACTTTGTGTTTGTGCGACGCAACCCATTCAAGTTCTACAAGGGGTTGATTGAGCCCATGCTAACCGCATTTGCCACCGCATCAAC CGCCGCCGCGTTGCCCATCACATTCCGCTGCATGAACGAGAAGCTTCGCATGGATCCTCGCATCACTCGCTTTGTCCTGCCCATCGgctgcaacatcaacatgGATGGCACCGCTCTCTTTATCTCCGTCGCCTCCATCTTCATTGCCCAGATGAGCGGTATGGTCTTGGGCTTTGGCGAACTCCTCACCGTCCTGCTGACTTCGACCGCAGCCTCAATGAGCTCGGCCAGCGTGCCAAGTGCTGCTCTGGTTCTGCTGCTCGTCGTGCTCTCAGCCATCGATGCGCCCGTTCAGGATGTGACGCTGCTCTTTGCCGTCGACTGGTTCGT TGATCGCATTCGCACCACCAACAACATGCTAGGAGATTGTTacgccgccgccgtcgtcgaGGAATTGTCGCGCAAGGAGCTGATGGCTTTGGATGCCGCTGCAGTCAATTATCAG GATCTAACCGTTGGCACGCCGAATGGACACCATGGTGGCCTCTTAGAGGGACAAACGGAGCTAGAGGCTTCCAGCAAGAGCGTCATGTCCGATGCCGTCGTAGTGGACATGAGCGCCGTCATGAATAATGTGAATCTTCAACAGGAGCACAGCAATCGACGTGTTTAA
- the LOC117565841 gene encoding excitatory amino acid transporter isoform X2, which yields MGPPNVTAAMHGTELPPKTTERSDAPLELTGYRKWLSDNLMLLVTLSGVLLGVLLGLSLRPLQLHGDSIMLISYPGELFMRVLKLMILPLVISSLIAGSASLNAKMNGKIALRTLIYFASTSLFNAALGIALVLLIHPGNPDLHNADDRATDRKAVKLLDSLLDLGRNVFPDNLFQASIQQAHTVYLPKPSMLRSLNETLNDTAVALLNGGVEAQRQRLEEIEEVVLVRDVQYRSGTNTLGIVFFCLVFGTFLGTIGQKGQVVVDFFAAVFEVIMKMVTCVMWMTPLGISSVIAGKILSVDNLSLVMAQLIWFIITVAIGVVIYQFIVMQAIYFVFVRRNPFKFYKGLIEPMLTAFATASTAAALPITFRCMNEKLRMDPRITRFVLPIGCNINMDGTALFISVASIFIAQMSGMVLGFGELLTVLLTSTAASMSSASVPSAALVLLLVVLSAIDAPVQDVTLLFAVDWFVDRIRTTNNMLGDCYAAAVVEELSRKELMALDAAAVNYQDLTVGTPNGHHGGLLEGQTELEASSKSVMSDAVVVDMSAVMNNVNLQQEHSNRRV from the exons ATGGGACCACCGAATGTGACGGCAGCTATGCACGGCACCGAGCTGCCCCCCAAGACAACGGAACGCAGCGATGCCCCCTTGGAGTTGACGGGCTATAGGAAATGGCTGAGCGACAATCTCATGTTGCTCGTCACTCTCTCCGGCGTCCTACTCGGCGTCCTGCTGG GGCTCTCGTTGCGTCCGCTTCAGTTGCATGGCGACTCCATAATGCTCATCTCATATCCGGGAGAACTATTTATGCGCGTGCTAAAGCTCATGATTCTGCCGTTGGTCATCTCCAGTTTGATTGCCGGCTCCGCCAGCCTCAATGCCAAAATGAATGGTAAGATTGCGTTGCGCACGCTGATCTATTTCGCAAGCACATCGCTGTTTAACGCCGCCCTGGGCATTGCTCTGGTGCTGCTCATACATCCTGGCAATCCGGATCTGCATAATGCGGACGATAGGGCGACGGACAGGAAGGCGGTGAAGCTGTTGGACAGTCTCTTGGATTTGGGCAG AAACGTGTTCCCCGACAACCTGTTCCAGGCATCAATTCAGCAGGCGCACACCGTCTATTTGCCCAAGCCGAGCATGCTGCGCAGCCTTAACGAGACGCTTAACGACACCGCCGTGGCCCTGCTGAATGGCGGAGTGGAGGCACAGCGTCAGCGACTGGAGGAAATCGAGGAGGTCGTCCTAGTGCGGGATGTCCAATATCGCAGTGGCACCAACACCCTGGGCATAGTGTTCTTCTGCTTGGTGTTTGGCACATTTCTCGGCACCATTGGCCAGAAGGGGCAGGTGGTGGTGGACTTCTTCGCCGCCGTGTTCGAGGTGATCATGAAGATGGTGACTTGCGTGATGTGGATGACGCCGTTGGGGATAAGTTCGGTCATCGCTGGCAAGATACTGAGCGTGGACAATCTGAGTCTGGTGATGGCGCAGCTGATTTGGTTCATCATCACGGTGGCCATTGGCGTTGTGATCTATCAGTTCATTGTGATGCAGGCGATTTACTTTGTGTTTGTGCGACGCAACCCATTCAAGTTCTACAAGGGGTTGATTGAGCCCATGCTAACCGCATTTGCCACCGCATCAAC CGCCGCCGCGTTGCCCATCACATTCCGCTGCATGAACGAGAAGCTTCGCATGGATCCTCGCATCACTCGCTTTGTCCTGCCCATCGgctgcaacatcaacatgGATGGCACCGCTCTCTTTATCTCCGTCGCCTCCATCTTCATTGCCCAGATGAGCGGTATGGTCTTGGGCTTTGGCGAACTCCTCACCGTCCTGCTGACTTCGACCGCAGCCTCAATGAGCTCGGCCAGCGTGCCAAGTGCTGCTCTGGTTCTGCTGCTCGTCGTGCTCTCAGCCATCGATGCGCCCGTTCAGGATGTGACGCTGCTCTTTGCCGTCGACTGGTTCGT TGATCGCATTCGCACCACCAACAACATGCTAGGAGATTGTTacgccgccgccgtcgtcgaGGAATTGTCGCGCAAGGAGCTGATGGCTTTGGATGCCGCTGCAGTCAATTATCAG GATCTAACCGTTGGCACGCCGAATGGACACCATGGTGGCCTCTTAGAGGGACAAACGGAGCTAGAGGCTTCCAGCAAGAGCGTCATGTCCGATGCCGTCGTAGTGGACATGAGCGCCGTCATGAATAATGTGAATCTTCAACAGGAGCACAGCAATCGACGTGTTTAA
- the LOC127565163 gene encoding gamma-aminobutyric acid type B receptor subunit 2 — MRIIHVSQTTRYRQQRQQLQLQLQLRPQHQVSCWTWLMLLLLTLLLLLGGLAAAAAAMESSAELQASYIHNVELLTLPTSGDAIKQMPSNYNSNSNSNSNSDSNSNSDSDSNAFVGGSISSETHRNRPEPHVNWKSARTKVKRRQRLNSHSNLPTINAGLGGTTNLSSWQQQRYLKVNQVFESERRMSRDEIQRNHGKIVLLGLFELTTKRGPRPDGISELGAAKMAVEHINRKKLLPGYTLELVTNDTQCDPGVGVDRFFHAIYTQPSTRMMMLLGSACSEVTESLAKVVPYWNIVQVSFGSTSPALSDRREFPYFYRTVAPDSSHNPARIAFIRRFGWGTVTTFSQNDEIHSLAVNNLVTELEAANISCAATITFAATDFKEQLLLLRETDTRIIIGSFSQELAPQILCEAYRLRMFGADYAWILHESMGAPWWTNPKSPHHCTPHELQLAVENLIVVTTHNSIVGNNVSYSGLNNHMFNSQLRKQFSQFPDEDHRRGAPQSDLRAQKRQRQRKRRGTSSHLLPEAISRYAPQTYDAVWAIALALRAAEEHWRQDAAQSKLDGFDYTRSDMAWEFLQQLGKLHFLGVSGPVSFSGPDRVGTTAFYQIQRGLLEPIALYYPATDALDFRCPRCRPVKWHSGQVPIAKRIFKLRVVTIAPLAFYTIATLSSVGIALAIAFLAFNLHFRKLKAIKLSSPKLSNITAVGCIFVYATVILLGLDHSTLPSAEDSFATVCTARVYLLSAGFSLAFGSMFAKTYRVHRIFTRTGSVFKDKMLQDIQLILLVCGLLLVDALLVTLWVVADPMERHLHNLTLEISAIDRSVVYQPQVEVCRSQHTQTWLSVLYAYKGLLLVVGVYMAWETRHVKIPALNDSQYIGVSVYSVVITSAIVVVLANLISERVTLAFITITALILTSTTATLCLLFIPKLHDIWARNDIIDPVIHSMGLKMECNTRRFVVDDRRELQYRVEVQNRVYKKEIQALDAEIRKLERLLESGLGTASTTTSSSTSLLTGHAHLKPELTVTSGLSQPMTLPNKSRTPSISGILPNLLLSVLPPVIPRASWPSAEYMQIPMRRSVTFASQPQLEEACLPAQDLINLRLAHQQATEAKTGLINRLRGIFSRTASSNKGSTASLADQKGLKAAFKSHMGLFTRLIPSSQTASCNAIYSNPNPVEGGSSGLAIESSSNGCHLKPMHRGSLTKSGTHLDHLTKDPTFLPIPTISGERFDLQPVAEQDADGGKYVKLAETKVNFQLPSSRRPSMVQPAPSLRERVRGSPRFPHRILPPTCSLSALAESDDRCGGGSEASTIAGSCKSIPRISLQHATSGGNWKSMETAAKSRLSLDSEEPPNGKTSNGVA, encoded by the exons ATGCGCATAATTCACGTGAGCCAAACGACGAGATATCgccagcagcgacagcagctccaactccaactccagctccGACCTCAACACCAGGTCAGTTGCTGGACATGGCTGATGTTGCTACTGTtaacgttgctgctgctgctcggtgGCCTGGCGGCAGCCGCAGCGGCGATGGAATCTTCCGCCGAGCTGCAGGCGAGCTACATTCACAATGTCGAGTTGTTGACGCTGCCAACGAGCGGCGACGCCATTAAGCAAATGCCAAGCAATTACAATTCCAACTcgaattccaattccaattccgaCTCCAAttccaactccgactccgactcgaATGCGTTTGTTGGCGGGTCAATTAGCAGTGAAACACATCGCAACCGTCCAGAGCCGCACGTCAACTGGAAAAGTGCGAGGACGAAAGTGAAGCGAAGGCAGCGGCTCAATTCGCACAGCAATTTGCCCACCATCAATGCGGGACTAGGGGGCACAACGAATCTCagcagctggcagcagcagcgctatTTGAAAGTGAACCAGGTGTTTGAGAGCGAACGTCGCATGTCGCGCGACGAGATTCAGCGCAATCATGGCAAAATTGTGCTCCTCGGACTCTTTGAGCTGACCACGAAACGAGGACCGAGGCCGGATGGGATCAGCGAACTGGGAGCTGCCAAAATGGCTGTGGAGCACATTAACCGCAAGAAATTGCTGCCTGGTTACACACTCGAGCTGGTGACCAACGACACCCAG TGTGATCCGGGCGTGGGCGTGGACCGCTTCTTTCATGCCATCTACACACAGCCCTCGACACgcatgatgatgctgctgggCTCCGCCTGCTCGGAGGTCACCGAAAGCCTAGCCAAGGTGGTTCCCTACTGGAACATCGTGCAG GTCTCCTTTGGCTCTACATCGCCAGCATTGAGCGATAGACGCGAATTCCCGTACTTCTATCGCACCGTGGCTCCCGACTCCTCTCACAATCCGGCGCGCATTGCGTTCATCCGTCGCTTTGGCTGGGGCACGGTGACGACATTCTCTCAGAACGATGAGATCCATTCGCTGGCTGTCAACAACTTGGTCACCGAGCTGGAGGCGGCCAACATTTCCTGCGCTGCGACAATCACATTTGCGGCAACCGATTTCaaggagcagctgctgctcctaaGG GAGACGGACACACGCATCATTATCGGCAGCTTCTCGCAGGAATTGGCACCCCAGATCCTGTGCGAAGCCTACAGGCTACGCATGTTTGGTGCCGACTACGCCTGGATTCTGCACGAGAGCATGGGAGCGCCTTGGTGGACGAACCCGAAGTCACCTCACCACTGCACTCCCCACGAGCTCCAATTGGCTGTGGAGAATCTGATAGTTGTAACGACGCACAACAGCATCGTGGGAAATAATGTGAGCTACAGTGGACTG AACAATCACATGTTCAACTCACAGCTGCGTAAACAATTTTCCCAATTTCCCGACGAGGACCACAGGCGAGGAGCACCACAATCGGATTTGCGGGCACAAaagaggcagcggcagcgcaAGAGGCGTGGCACGTCCAGCCATTTGCTGCCCGAGGCCATCTCCCGCTATGCACCGCAAACATACGATGCAGTGTGGGCCATCGCCTTGGCTCTGCGTGCTGCCGAGGAACATTGGCGTCAGGATGCGGCTCAATCGAAGTTGGACGGCTTCGATTACACGCGCAGCGACATGGCCTGGGAGTTTCTGCAGCAGCTGGGCAAGCTGCACTTCCTCGGCGTATCA GGCCCCGTCTCTTTCAGTGGGCCAGATCGCGTGGGCACCACGGCCTTCTATCAGATCCAACGCGGCTTGCTGGAGCCCATCGCCCTCTATTATCCGGCCACAGATGCGCTGGACTTTCGCTGCCCCCGCTGTCGACCGGTCAAGTGGCATAGTGGCCAGGTGCCGATAGCGAAGCGTATCTTTAAGCTGCGTGTAGTAACGATTGCACCCCTGGCGTTCTACACAATTGCGACGCTCTCCAGCGTGGGCATCGCTCTGGCCATTGCCTTTCTCGCCTTCAATCTTCACTTTCGCAAGCTCAA AGCAATTAAACTTTCCAGCCCGAAGCTGAGCAACATCACCGCAGTGGGCTGCATCTTCGTTTATGCCACCGTCATCCTGCTGGGCCTCGACCACTCGACGCTGCCGTCGGCGGAAGACTCCTTTGCAACGGTTTGCACG GCACGCGTGTATCTGTTGTCGGCTGGTTTCTCGCTCGCCTTCGGCTCCATGTTCGCCAAGACATATCGGGTGCACCGCATTTTCACACGCACTGGCAGCGTGTTCAAGGACAAAATGCTGCAGGACATCCAGCTAATTCTGCTTGTGTGCGGCCTGTTGCTTGTCGACGCTCTCCTCGTCACTCTTTGGGTCGTCGCCGACCCCATGGAAcgacatttgcataatttgacACTCGAAATCAGCGCCATTGATCGGAGCGTTGTCTACCAGCCGCAG GTCGAAGTATGTCGCtcccaacacacacagacctGGCTGAGTGTCCTCTACGCCTACAAGGGTCTGCTGCTCGTCGTGGGCGTCTACATGGCCTGGGAAACGCGTCACGTTAAGATTCCCGCTCTCAACGATTCGCAGTACATCGGCGTGTCGGTCTATAGTGTGGTCATCACCAGTGCCATTGTTGTGGTCCTGGCCAACCTCATATCGGAGCGTGTCACGCTCGCCTTCATTACGATAACTGCTCTCATTCTGACCTCGACAACGGCCACGCTCTGTCTGCTGTTCATACCGAAGCTACACGACATCTGGGCACGCA ACGACATCATTGATCCAGTTATACACAGCATGGGCCTCAAGATGGAGTGCAACACGCGTCGCTTTGTGGTCGACGATCGACGCGAACTTCAGTATCGCGTCGAGGTTCAGAATCGTGTGTACAAAAAGGAGATTCAAGCACTTGATGCGGAGATTAGAAAACTCGAGCGTCTGCTCGAGTCTGGCCTGGGCACCGCTTCGACCACAACCTCGTCGTCCACTTCGCTACTGACGGGTCACGCTCATCTCAAACCGGAATTAACAGTAACTAGTGGCCTCTCCCAGCCCATGACATTGCCCAATAAATCTCGCACGCCAAGCATCTCGGGTATTTTACCCAATCTACTGCTCTCGGTGCTGCCTCCAGTTATTCCTCGTGCCAGCTGGCCATCGGCAGAGTACATGCAGATCCCGATGCGACGCTCGGTCACCTTTGCCTCGCAGCCACAGCTGGAAGAGGCATGCCTGCCTGCCCAGGACTTGATTAATCTACGGCTGGCGCATCAGCAGGCCACCGAGGCCAAGACGGGACTCATCAATCGCCTACGTGGCATCTTCTCGCGCACggcaagcagcaacaagggCTCCACTGCCAGCCTGGCCGATCAGAAGGGTCTTAAGGCGGCCTTCAAGTCGCACATGGGTTTGTTCACCCGCCTGATTCCCTCCTCACAGACGGCGTCGTGCAACGCCATCTACAGCAATCCCAATCCTGTCGAAGGCGGTAGCAGCGGCCTGGCCATCGAGAGCAGCTCCAATGGATGTCACCTGAAGCCCATGCATCGCGGTTCGCTGACAAAGAGTGGCACTCATCTCGATCATCTGACCAAGGATCCCACTTTCTTGCCTATTCCCACTATCTCTGGCGAGCGCTTCGATCTGCAGCCCGTCGCCGAGCAGGACGCGGACGGTGGCAAGTACGTGAAGCTGGCCGAGACCAAGGTAAACTTCCAGTTGCCTAGCAGTCGCCGACCTTCGATGGTGCAGCCAGCACCGAGCTTAAGGGAGCGTGTGCGCGGCTCGCCCCGTTTTCCCCATCGCATTCTGCCCCCTACTTGCAGTCTGAGTGCATTGGCCGAGTCGGACGATCGCTGTGGCGGTGGCTCGGAGGCATCCACGATTGCAGGCAGCTGCAAGTCCATACCACGCATATCACTGCAGCACGCCACAAGCGGTGGTAACTGGAAGTCCATGGAGACGGCGGCCAAGTCGCGACTCTCGCTGGACTCGGAGGAGCCGCCTAACGGCAAGACCTCAAATGGGGTGGCCTAA
- the LOC117564545 gene encoding LOW QUALITY PROTEIN: gustatory and odorant receptor 21a (The sequence of the model RefSeq protein was modified relative to this genomic sequence to represent the inferred CDS: deleted 1 base in 1 codon) yields MSFWAVSRGLTPPGKVAPKLNPNQRQFLEDELRYREKLKMLAGGNAVDDMYVRKPDTVDDPHELDKHDAFYDTTKSLLVLFQIMGVMPIHRNPPIKNLPRTEYSWTSKQVMWAIFTYSCQTTIVVLVLRERVKKFITSPDKRFDEAIYNVIFISLLFTNFLLPVASWRHGPQVAIFKNMWTNYQYKFYKTTGSSIVFPNLYVLTYSLCIFSWLLSIAINLSQYFLQPDFRLWYTFAYYPIIAMLNCFCSLWYINCNAFGTASRALSDALQATIRDGKPAQKLTEYRHLWVDLSHMMQQLGRAYSNMYGMYCLVIFFTSIIATYGSISEIIDHGATYKEVGLFVIVFYCMCLLYIICNEAHYASRKVGLDFQTKLLNINLTAVDSQPRRRWICCWWPLTRIRQS; encoded by the exons ATGTCGTTCTGGGCTGTGAGTCGTGGCCTGACGCCGCCGGGCAAAGTGGCGCCCAAGCTGAATCCCAATCAGCGTCAATTTCTCGAAGATGAGTTGCGCTATCGCGAGAAACTCAAGATGCTGGCGGGTGGCAATGCCGTCGATGATATGTACGTTCGCAAGCCGGATACCGTGGATGATCCTCACGAGCTTGACAAGCACGATGCCTTCTACGACACCACCAAGAGTCTGCTGGTCCTGTTCCAGATCATGGGAGTGATGCCCATACACAGGAATCCCCCGATCAAGAACCTGCCGCGCACCGAGTACTCGTGGACGTCGAAGCAGGTGATGTGGGCCATATTCACTTACAGCTGCCAGACAACGATTGTGGTGCTGGTGCTGCGAGAGCGGGTGAAGAAGTTCATCACCAGTCCGGACAAGCGTTTCGACGAGGCCATCTACAATGTGATCTTCATCAGTCTGTTGTTCACCAACTTTTTGCTGCCCGTCGCCAGCTGGCGACATGGACCTCAGGTGGCCATATTCAAGAATATGTGGACGAACTATCAATACAAGTTCTACAAGACCACGGGCTCTTCGATTGTGTTTCCCAATCTGTATGTGCTCACGTATTCGCTGTGCATCTTCTCCTGGCTGCTGAGCATAGCCATCAATCTCTCGCAGTACTTTCTACAACCCGACTTTCGCCTGTGGTACACCTTCGCTTACTATCCCATCATTGCCATGCTGAACTGCTTTTGCAGTTTGTGGTACATCAATTGCAACGCCTTTGGCACTGCCAGTCGAGCCTTGTCGGATGCCTTGCAGGCTACGATTCGGGATGGCAAGCCAGCCCAGAAGCTGACCGAGTATCGCCATCTGTGGGTCGATCTCAGCCACATGATGCAGCAGCTGGGACGCGCCTACTCCAACATGTATGGCATGTACTGCTTGGTGATCTTCTTCACTAGCATCATTGCCACATATGGCAGCATCAGCGAGATTATTGATCATGGCGCCACGTACAAGGAGGTGGGACTCTTTGTCATCGTATTCTACTGCATGTGCTTGCTCTACATCATTTGCAACGAGGCGCACTATGCATCACGCAAGGTGGGTCTTGATTTTCAGACCAAGCTGCTAAACATTAATCTGACAGCTGTCGACTCG CAACCCAGAAGGAGGTGGATATGCTGCTGGTGGCCATTAACAAGAATCCGCCAATCATGA
- the LOC117565020 gene encoding xylulose kinase, translated as MCHRLSKDYSKNSYLGLYMGLERLEAIVINSDLEVTFRAVVRYDVDLPEYRTTSGISQDAATNEFMANPVMYIKALDILFNCLESQGAELHRVAAIGGAAHHYGAVFWTDLGFRRLCGLNPMFRLHEQFTDDTFEMVSSPSWVDRASIPQCYDMEDDVGGVAAMVRITGAKCFGRLTGPLIRRVYEESPEQYERTVRISLMSSFLASLLVGNIGSIEFSDGSSMNLLDLNEKAWSEECLEACAPNLKQRLMQPIASNRLQGRIADYFVSRWNFRPDCMIVSTTGSSASMVAGLNLEENVLVLFLSQADKMLIHCKQRPQLEDASIICHPANIDEYIGLILIRNGCLVREAVCREIANGKWRLFNEMLASTPKGNAGNIEVRLDKMECTPEARGRLRWNSEINEMSDQALRGLENFEDLKYNARAVIEGQIMHRRVLATDAGIKLESITKIIALGRCTRNQHVLQIVADVFNTPVYIQEGPSPTLLGAAFRARYAFYEYREANCNCSRCNACWGSQPKLSYAEFFKHLPEKLKLIAEPSPDVEAIYGPLTDRIRSMLRMLAARTSINEKLIKYK; from the coding sequence ATGTGCCACAGGTTGTCAAAAGATTACAGCAAGAACAGCTACCTAGGTCTCTACATGGGCCTGGAGCGTCTTGAGGCGATCGTAATAAATTCGGACTTAGAAGTTACTTTTCGAGCTGTAGTGCGCTACGATGTGGATTTGCCAGAGTATCGCACGACAAGTGGCATCTCTCAAGATGCAGCAACGAACGAGTTCATGGCGAACCCGGTGATGTATATCAAGGCATTGGATATACTCTTCAATTGTCTAGAATCCCAGGGCGCCGAACTGCATCGGGTAGCAGCCATTGGAGGAGCAGCTCATCATTATGGCGCCGTCTTCTGGACGGACTTAGGCTTTCGTCGCCTTTGTGGACTGAATCCCATGTTTCGCCTGCACGAGCAATTCACTGATGATACCTTTGAGATGGTCTCCAGCCCCAGTTGGGTGGACAGAGCTTCCATACCACAATGCTATGACATGGAAGACGATGTTGGCGGCGTTGCGGCAATGGTCAGAATCACGGGTGCCAAATGCTTTGGCAGGTTGACTGGTCCATTAATTCGAAGAGTTTACGAAGAGTCGCCAGAGCAATATGAGCGCACAGTGCGCATTTCGTTGATGAGCAGCTTCCTGGCTTCGCTGCTGGTGGGCAACATTGGTTCTATTGAATTCTCCGATGGCTCTAGCATGAATCTGCTGGATCTCAATGAAAAAGCTTGGTCCGAAGAATGTTTAGAGGCATGTGCTCCAAATTTAAAGCAGCGTCTCATGCAACCAATTGCTTCGAATCGCTTGCAAGGACGTATCGCCGATTACTTTGTGAGTCGTTGGAACTTTCGACCCGACTGCATGATAGTTTCGACCACTGGAAGCAGTGCATCCATGGTTGCTGGCCTGAACTTGGAGGAAAACGTGCTGGTTCTGTTTCTCTCGCAGGCCGATAAAATGCTCATACACTGTAAGCAGCGTCCTCAACTGGAAGACGCCTCCATCATTTGTCATCCAGCCAATATCGATGAATACATCGGTTTAATTCTGATACGCAATGGATGCCTGGTACGTGAAGCCGTCTGCAGAGAGATTGCCAATGGCAAGTGGCGGCTCTTCAATGAAATGCTCGCCTCCACACCGAAAGGCAACGCTGGCAACATTGAGGTGCGTCTGGATAAAATGGAATGCACGCCCGAAGCTCGGGGCAGGTTGCGATGGAATagtgaaattaatgaaatgtcTGACCAGGCGTTAAGGGGGCTCGAAAACTTCGAGGACCTCAAATATAATGCTCGCGCTGTCATTGAGGGGCAGATAATGCATCGACGAGTCTTGGCTACTGATGCAGGCATTAAACTTGAGAGCATCACCAAAATAATTGCTCTGGGCAGATGTACGCGCAATCAACACGTACTGCAAATTGTCGCCGATGTTTTCAATACTCCAGTTTACATTCAAGAAGGACCTTCGCCCACTCTCCTAGGCGCCGCTTTTCGTGCCCGCTACGCTTTCTACGAGTATCGCGAGGCAAATTGCAACTGCTCCCGCTGCAATGCCTGTTGGGGTAGCCAGCCCAAGCTAAGCTACGCCGAGTTCTTCAAGCATTTGCCCGAAAAGCTCAAACTCATAGCCGAACCTTCGCCTGACGTCGAAGCGATCTACGGTCCCTTAACGGATCGCATTAGAAGCATGCTTCGGATGCTAGCGGCCAGAACAAGCATCAACGAGAAACTCATCAAGTACAAATAA